The sequence GCGAGGTAGCTGAGCACGTCGTAGACGGTGATCCGCATCCCGCGAATGCAGGGCTTGCCGCCACGCTTCCCCGGCTCGATAGTGATGATGTCTCGGTAGTCCATCGTTGTCCTCGCCGCGTCCTGCAATGTAACCCCGGCGGTGCGTACCGGTTCACAGGCCGGTTCTTGCGCTTAGGCCCCGATGTCATCCCGAGCGCAGTCGAGGAACCCGAAGGTTCGGCCTAGCCCATCTCTACGGAGGAAGCGATGAAGACTCGCGCACGAAGTCGCGCCATGCTTGAGCGCCGTACCCGGAGAGATCCTTCGACTCGCTTTGCTCGCTCAGGATGACGTTGTAATGGGGGTCTCGCTTCATCCTCGACGCGCTACGCCCGCGTCAGACGGCGGATGAGGGCTTCGTGCTCGGGGTTACTGCGCCAGAGGGGCGGCCCGCGACGGGGCCTCGAAGTCGGCGAACTCGAAGCCGGGAGCGACGGTACAGCCGACGGGCGCGAACGCCGCCGGGTCATCGACCGTAGCGGCGAAGAAGGTGCCGCCGGGAATGGTGATCTGGAACTGCTGGTCCGGGACGGCCCGACCGAGGTGAAGCTGCGCGTAGGTCCCTGCCGCGCCGAGCGTATGGAGGGTCAGCGGGCTGCCCTCGCAGAAGTGCCACGTCTCGTCTTGCCGGACGCGGTGGAAGGCGGAGACCTCGTCGCCCGGCAGGAGGTAGTAGATCGAGGTGGCGAAGGTGCTCGGGCCGTCGAAGCGCTGGAGCAGGCCGTCCGTCGGGATCGACTCCGCGGCGCGGTAGACCTCGCGGTACCAGCCGCCCTCCTCCGGCGGTGGCTCTAGCCCGAGCGTGTCAATCCAGTGCTTAGCATCCTGCGTTTGTCAGCCAATGTGAGTCGGAAGTCTGTAGTAGAAACCCCAGTTTGTCGTTACAAGACCAGCTTTAAATCAGGCACATCTACATTGCGCGGGGCAACTCCAATTGAATCGCAAGGAGCAAGTCACTGCAAAGGTTTAGCGTCAATGGCAGAGGTACCTTGCTGTGAACACGATATCGTCTATCCAATCGTGGATGAGTGCCTGGTGTCGCCCGATGCCCTTACGCATTAGTGCCTGATATGGCCTGAGCGAAGCAGGAATTCCATACTGAGGCATCACATTCATTGCTGCCTCCTGTGTTCTTTCATTTCTATGTGCAAAATAATTCCTGAACACCGGGAGATCTCCGAAAACTCGCGTGCCACTTGAAAATGCAGACTGGACATCAGTCAGGTTGGATGCACCAATCAAGCTACAGCTTGTCATTAGCACATTGGGATCATGCCATGCTGGTTCAGTTCTGCGATGCCACGTACCGTCAGACCTCGGCGTGGCCCACGGGTTAAAATGGACTATCACCTTTCCAATATGGTCGTTGTAGCCAGAGCCTGAAGCACACGCAACTTTCGTCCCAGTAGATGTTAGAGGTTTTTCAGATATGACATATAGTACGATCTGGAAAAGTTATACCATGTATTTTGTATTTCGATAATTGTATATCCTAATCCAAAACGGCTTCCCCACCAAGGACTAGTCAGATCAGTTCCCCTGATGATCACCTGAATCTGCCTAAGTCTTCTGCAGCAACTTTTCTCTAAGCTACTAAGTTTAGAAGATGCTCTCATCCCTAATGCTGCAGCTTGATTCTAGAGCATAGGAACTTGAATCGTGTTTTCCGCGGCCCAATTCTGTTGGTGGCTTTCGAGTTTGCCTCAGTAAAGTCGTTGAAATCAGTATCTGCCCTCTCCGGTTCAGATAGAACATCGGCAACCTCGCTCAAAGACTGCAGGGTAGCTCCACTGTCGATAACTTGCGGCTCATCTACCATGTATTCCTCCTGTAAGCTGTCAAACGGACGCATGTGATGCATTAGCGCCAAGAATAGTGTGTATAGGTTGTAAGGCTTTACAACTGGACTGTTGTGGATCTCATTCCATTCTAGTAAGTAGTCGAAGGCGCGATCAACCAGAGAAGCATATTCCTCTTTCAATTCAAATAACTTGTCGTGTTCTTTGTAGAAATCATCGAGCTTAGTATCTGATGCGCTAACAATTCCGTTTTCAGCGGCATCAATTATTTCTGTCAATAGATTGGCGTCTTTCATTCTACTTAGCTGACTCTCTTTGAAAGCGCCAATATCTTTCAATGATTGAGCGTAACGCTCAACCAGCCTTACAATGAACCATTTAAACTCTCCTTGAAAGGTAGCATGACGTAACTCTTGTCTGTTAAGGGGTACATTATATGAGTTTATTCTTCTGAATACCTGTCGTATCTGCTCCATTGTCGCACCAACGAATAAATCCAGACTCAACTGATACTCTAGGAATGCTGCCTGCTGATCCTCTTCGAGGTTTGAAAAATTACGTCCTGAGAACTCGCTGTCGCCGGTTATTTTAAATTTGTCTTTTGAGAACTCGAAGATGGTCATGCTACGCTGCTGCCCATCCACTATCTCCTTTATAGTCTTTCTGCTTCTTAGATCAGTCTTTTGATATAGAGAAAGCTTTGGTACGGGAAAACCAAGGAGGATAGTGTCGATTAGATATGACTTGGCCTTGACCGGCCATACCTTGTGCGAGCGCTGGTAGTCGCGGTTAATGACAAGCTTCTCCTCTTCCATTTCTTCACAGTAGGAAGCAATCGTCGTCGTCGTAGTTATAACTTTCATAGTCTGCTTGCAAGGTGACAGCCTCACCGGCTCGTTTCGACCTCTCTTGAGATTGGTGCGAGGCAGTGATTGTTGTCGCTCGTTAATGCGGAAGCGATAATACTGACTACGCCCATGAAGATTGCCCTTTGCCAGATCAACCCCACCGTCGGCGACCTCGACGGCAACGCGGATACCATCGTCGCCTTCGCCCGCCGCGCGGCCGAGGCCGGAGCCGACCTCGCCGTCTTCCCCGAGCTGTGCGTCGTCGGCTACCCGCCGCTCGACCTGCTGGAGAGCGAAGCGTTCCTCGACGATGTAGAGGCGACCATCGAGCGGATCGCCGTCGCCGTACCGCCGGAGATCGGGGTGCTGATCGGCGCGCCGGTGCAGAACCCGAGCGCAATTGGCAAGCGGCTCTTCAACGCGGCGCTGCTGTTTGAGGGCGGCGAGCAGGTCGCCGAGGTGCGGAAGGTGCTGCTCCCGACCTACGACGTGTTCGACGAGGTCCGCTACTTCGAGCCGGGGACGGCGTGTGAGCCGGTCGTTTTCCGTAGCGTCCGGCTCGGGCTGCACGTCTGCGAGGACATGTGGAATAACGAGGAGCACGCCGCCGTCCACCTCTACGCCGCCAACCCCATCGACGCCCTCGCCGACGCCGGGGCCGACCTCTACGTCAACATCTCGGCCTCGCCGTTCGCGCTCGGCAAGCACGAAGCGCGCAACGCCGTCATCGCCGAGAGCTGCCGCGAGCACGGTCTGGGGTTCGTCCTCGTCAACCAGGTCGGGGCCAACACCGAGATCCTCTTCGACGGCGACAGCCGGGTCCACGACTCGCGGGGCACCCGCATCCTTTGCGCGCCGAGCTTCGAGGAGGCGCTGCTCGTGTGGGACACTGAAGCGGAGACCGGCCCGTGCCCGATGCAGCACGACCCCATCACCGACCTCCACGACGCGCTCGTGATGGGCATCCGGGACTACTACGAGAAAACCGGCGCGTTCGACGGCGCGCTCATCGGTCTCAGCGGCGGGATCGACTCGGCGGTGACGTGCGCGCTCGCGGTCGAAGCGCTCGGGGCCGACGCCGTCACCGGGATCACGATGCCGTCGAAGTACTCGTCGCCCGGCTCGGTGGACGACTCGCGGGCGCTCGCCGAGAGACTCGGGATCGCCTTCCACGAGGTGCCCATCGTCCCGGCGGTCGACGCGTTCGGGACGATGCTGTCGGGTCTGTTCGTGGGGACGGACGAGGGCATCGCCGAGGAGAACGTCCAGTCACGGGCGCGGGGCGTGACGCTGATGGCGGTCTCGAACAAGTTCAACAAGCTCCTCCTCACGACGGGCAATAAGAGCGAGATGGCCGTCGGCTACGCGACCCTCTATGGCGACATGTCGGGCGGCCTCGCGGTCCTCTCCGACGTCTTCAAGCAGCAGGTCTACGCCCTCGCAGAGCACGTCAACGCCCGCGCCGGGCGCGACCTCATCCCCCGAAGCACGATCACCAAGCCGCCCAGCGCCGAGCTCCGCCCGGACCAGCTCGACTCCGACTCGCTCCCGCCCTACGACGTGCTCGACCTGATCCTCCAGCTCTACATCGAGGAGCTGCTCGACCTCCGCGAGATCGTCCACCGGACGGGCTTCGACCCGGCGCTCGTGGCACGCGTGCTCGGGATGGTGGACCGGAACGAGTACAAGCGGCGGCAGGCCCCGCCGGGGCTGCGCGTCTCGGCGAAGGCGTTCGGCCACGGCCGCCGCATCCCGATCGTGATGAAGCGCACCCGCTCGCTGCCGAAGGAGACGGAGGCCTAGCCCGCAGCCTCGCGGAGCGCTTTCAGCGTCAGGTTCTCCTGCTGCCCCTGCCAGAGCGGACGCCCGCCGGCGCGGGTGCGGCGGTCGCAGTAGAGTTCGAGCCGGACGCCCTCGGGGTCGCGGAAGTAGCACTGCCACGCGATCCCGGCCTCCTCCAGACTCATCTCCACGTCCATCGCCTTCAGCTTCTCGACAGCGGCGAGGAGCGCGGTCTCGTCCTCGACCTCCCACGCGAAGTGGTCGAGCCGCGTCGCATCGTCGAGGTCGCGTCCGGCCTCGTCGCGGGCTTGGCGGAGGACGAGCCGGTGGTGCATCCCCTGGCCGTCGGTGAGGAAGGCGTAGTGGCTCGCGTCGTCTGTGGCACGCTCGTGGACGGTGAGGCCGAAGACCTCGGTGTAGAACTGGGCGGCGCGAGCGAGGTCTTCGACGTCGAGGCGGAGGTGGCCGAGGCGGGCAGGCATGGAGCAGAAGGGTGAGGTGAGAGAGGAGCTTGCTAAACGCCGAGGCCCCGCCGGGGTGCCGGCGGAGCCTCGGCAATCACCAGGCGCACTGCGGGTCAGACGCTCATACCGCCGTCGACCGGCAGCGTGTCGCCGGTGACGTAGCTCGCCTCCCGGCGACGCGAAGAACGCGACGGCGAGGTCCGAGCATACTCCTCCGCGGAGGCTCACGAGGCTTCGGCGGGCTGGACGGACAGCAGGCCTTCCATGCCGAACCCTTCGAGCGTCTGCTGCTGCACATGGGCCGCGGTTTCGTTGATCGCCTTCGCGCCGTCGCCGCCCGTCATCGGGTCTACCACGACGCGCAGAGGGCGCTCGCCCGCCGGGGTGGCGATGAGCGTCGCCACCGCGTCGGCGACCTCTTGGGGATCGGGGGCATCGTCGCCCTGGAGCATCTCGCCGACGCCGCTCCACATCTGACCAGGCATCTCGGCGAGAGGGCCGTAGCTCTCGGCGCGGGCGTCGTCGGCACCGGGGACCATGCTGTCGAAGAAGTTAGTGCCGAAACCACCCGGCTGGACAATCGCCACGTCCACGCCCGTCGGAGCCAGTTCGTAGCGCAGGCTTTCGGCCAGTCCCTCGACGGCGAACTTGGACGCCGTGTAGGCACCGGAGAACGGGAGGACGACGCGGCCCAGCGTGCTGGAAATGTGAACCAGCAGGCCCTTGCCGCGCGCCCGCATCGCAGGGAGCACCGCGCGGTTGACGCGCTGCACGCCGAATACGTTGACGTCGAACATCGTCTCGAACTGCGGCACCGTGAACGTCTCCGTCAGTCCGCCGCCACCGAAGCCCGCGTTGTTGACCACCACATCGATGTGACCCTCCAGGCTGATCGCCCGCTGGACGGCCTGGTCGACGGACGCATCGCTGGTCACGTCGAGGTCAAGGATGTGGACGGTGCCGCTGGTTTCGTCTGCGAAGGCGCTGAGGTCGGCAGCGGCCTCCGCGTTGCGGCCCTCGGGCGCGCGCATGGTGGCGAAGACGGTGTGCCCGCCGGTGAGAAGGGTGCGGGCGATCAGCAGACCGAAGCCGCTGCTGCTGCCGGTGACGAGAACGTTCTGGGACTGAGACATGACGGTAGAGGGTTGGGTGTGGATAGCGAAGCCGGCAGAAGGTGGCGGGGGGCCACCGAGGCGTGCGTCGCAGAAGGCAGTGTCTTGAGAATGACACCTATTTGGAATGATCGTTCCTAAATATGCTGAGCGCGTCTGTCTGTTCCGACGAGTAGTGGATTTTTATTCCAGCGTCCGCAGCGTCTGGTCTACCACATCTTGCAGCGCGGCCTTCGACGGGCCGAGCCGTGCGGTCGCCTTCAGCCCGTAGACGGCGTTGGCGAGGTAGCGCCCGAGTGCCGTCGCAGCCCGATCCGCAGGCAGTTCGCCTGCCGCCTGCGCTCGCTGGATGACTTGCTCGAAGGTCTGCTGCATCCCGGCGAGAGCGGCCTCGGCCCGGCGCGCTGTCTCGGCGTCTGATGGGCCGCGCTCGACGGCGGCGTTGGCGAGGAGGCAGCCCCGGTAGTCCGCGTCGGCGGCGGCATAGTCCACGATGGCCTGGAAGTAGCGCCGGAGCGCGGCGAGCGGTTCGGTCTCCGACTCACGCAGGAGCCGAGCCTCGCCCTCGCCCTGCTGCTTGTAGCGGTCGAGCGCCGCGAGCCAGAGCGCCTGCTTGTCGCCGAAGGTCTGGTAGAGGCTGCTGCGGCTGATCCCGAGGTGATCGACGAGGTCCTGAATCGAGACGGCTTCGTAGCCGCGCTGCCAGAACAGGTCGACGGCGCGGTCGAGCGCGGCGTCGGGGTCGAAGGCTTTGGATCGGGGCATGGCGCGGGTGTATTTATTCTGGAACGCTCGGTCCGATGCGAGGTTCAGGGCGCTTCGGGGCTGACGAGGTGCTGTCACTC is a genomic window of Bacteroidota bacterium containing:
- a CDS encoding cupin domain-containing protein, which codes for MDTLGLEPPPEEGGWYREVYRAAESIPTDGLLQRFDGPSTFATSIYYLLPGDEVSAFHRVRQDETWHFCEGSPLTLHTLGAAGTYAQLHLGRAVPDQQFQITIPGGTFFAATVDDPAAFAPVGCTVAPGFEFADFEAPSRAAPLAQ
- a CDS encoding DUF262 domain-containing protein; this encodes MKVITTTTTIASYCEEMEEEKLVINRDYQRSHKVWPVKAKSYLIDTILLGFPVPKLSLYQKTDLRSRKTIKEIVDGQQRSMTIFEFSKDKFKITGDSEFSGRNFSNLEEDQQAAFLEYQLSLDLFVGATMEQIRQVFRRINSYNVPLNRQELRHATFQGEFKWFIVRLVERYAQSLKDIGAFKESQLSRMKDANLLTEIIDAAENGIVSASDTKLDDFYKEHDKLFELKEEYASLVDRAFDYLLEWNEIHNSPVVKPYNLYTLFLALMHHMRPFDSLQEEYMVDEPQVIDSGATLQSLSEVADVLSEPERADTDFNDFTEANSKATNRIGPRKTRFKFLCSRIKLQH
- a CDS encoding NAD+ synthase, giving the protein MKIALCQINPTVGDLDGNADTIVAFARRAAEAGADLAVFPELCVVGYPPLDLLESEAFLDDVEATIERIAVAVPPEIGVLIGAPVQNPSAIGKRLFNAALLFEGGEQVAEVRKVLLPTYDVFDEVRYFEPGTACEPVVFRSVRLGLHVCEDMWNNEEHAAVHLYAANPIDALADAGADLYVNISASPFALGKHEARNAVIAESCREHGLGFVLVNQVGANTEILFDGDSRVHDSRGTRILCAPSFEEALLVWDTEAETGPCPMQHDPITDLHDALVMGIRDYYEKTGAFDGALIGLSGGIDSAVTCALAVEALGADAVTGITMPSKYSSPGSVDDSRALAERLGIAFHEVPIVPAVDAFGTMLSGLFVGTDEGIAEENVQSRARGVTLMAVSNKFNKLLLTTGNKSEMAVGYATLYGDMSGGLAVLSDVFKQQVYALAEHVNARAGRDLIPRSTITKPPSAELRPDQLDSDSLPPYDVLDLILQLYIEELLDLREIVHRTGFDPALVARVLGMVDRNEYKRRQAPPGLRVSAKAFGHGRRIPIVMKRTRSLPKETEA
- a CDS encoding VOC family protein, with protein sequence MPARLGHLRLDVEDLARAAQFYTEVFGLTVHERATDDASHYAFLTDGQGMHHRLVLRQARDEAGRDLDDATRLDHFAWEVEDETALLAAVEKLKAMDVEMSLEEAGIAWQCYFRDPEGVRLELYCDRRTRAGGRPLWQGQQENLTLKALREAAG
- a CDS encoding SDR family oxidoreductase, which produces MSQSQNVLVTGSSSGFGLLIARTLLTGGHTVFATMRAPEGRNAEAAADLSAFADETSGTVHILDLDVTSDASVDQAVQRAISLEGHIDVVVNNAGFGGGGLTETFTVPQFETMFDVNVFGVQRVNRAVLPAMRARGKGLLVHISSTLGRVVLPFSGAYTASKFAVEGLAESLRYELAPTGVDVAIVQPGGFGTNFFDSMVPGADDARAESYGPLAEMPGQMWSGVGEMLQGDDAPDPQEVADAVATLIATPAGERPLRVVVDPMTGGDGAKAINETAAHVQQQTLEGFGMEGLLSVQPAEAS
- a CDS encoding TetR/AcrR family transcriptional regulator, translated to MPRSKAFDPDAALDRAVDLFWQRGYEAVSIQDLVDHLGISRSSLYQTFGDKQALWLAALDRYKQQGEGEARLLRESETEPLAALRRYFQAIVDYAAADADYRGCLLANAAVERGPSDAETARRAEAALAGMQQTFEQVIQRAQAAGELPADRAATALGRYLANAVYGLKATARLGPSKAALQDVVDQTLRTLE